From the genome of Geobacter sp. SVR, one region includes:
- a CDS encoding aminopeptidase, whose product MKNLDQAFRSLFETNMGIRAGERVLVFSDLIRPDEEPSAGDRDRRTRLQATAREAADFAARAWGSGTFVDFPATPASGAEPPRELWLATFGAEALAHLEGAGLLDRLLVKSATPEEVDRAREIVVEHKESAADIIIAMSNNSTSHTRYRALACATGTRFASLPHFDPEMFHTSMTVDWQVLADRTARLATAVNRADWVRVTTPNGTDMRICKQGRVAKEDDGLLTAPGSFGNLPAGEAYLAPLEGKSHGVMVIEWGPTRRLDEPLRLTVENGRVVSIEGNDQHRAKLEAKFTENDNCRNFAELGIGTNDRATRPDNVLEAEKIMGTIHLALGDNSGFGGTVSAPFHEDYVFYRPTLTAIAADGSVQVIIDDGRMLI is encoded by the coding sequence ATGAAAAATCTCGATCAAGCGTTCCGATCGCTTTTTGAAACCAATATGGGTATTCGCGCCGGTGAGCGGGTACTGGTGTTCAGCGACCTGATCCGGCCGGATGAAGAGCCTTCCGCCGGCGATCGTGACCGGCGTACCCGTCTGCAGGCCACCGCCCGCGAGGCAGCCGACTTTGCGGCCCGTGCCTGGGGCAGCGGGACGTTCGTCGATTTTCCCGCCACTCCGGCATCCGGGGCCGAGCCCCCGCGGGAGTTGTGGCTGGCCACCTTCGGGGCGGAAGCGCTGGCGCACCTGGAGGGAGCCGGGCTGCTGGACAGGCTGCTGGTCAAGAGCGCCACACCTGAAGAGGTGGACCGCGCCCGTGAGATCGTAGTGGAGCATAAGGAATCCGCCGCCGACATCATCATTGCCATGAGCAACAATTCCACCAGCCACACCCGCTACCGGGCCCTGGCCTGTGCCACCGGCACCCGCTTCGCCAGCCTGCCGCACTTCGACCCGGAGATGTTCCATACCTCCATGACTGTCGACTGGCAGGTCCTGGCCGATCGTACCGCCCGGCTGGCAACGGCGGTCAACCGAGCCGACTGGGTGAGGGTCACCACACCCAACGGCACCGATATGCGGATCTGCAAGCAGGGGCGCGTCGCCAAAGAGGACGACGGATTGCTGACTGCCCCCGGCAGCTTCGGCAACCTGCCGGCCGGCGAGGCCTACCTGGCGCCGTTGGAGGGGAAGAGTCACGGCGTGATGGTGATCGAGTGGGGGCCGACCCGCAGGCTGGATGAACCGTTGCGTCTGACGGTTGAAAACGGGCGGGTGGTCTCGATCGAGGGCAACGACCAACACCGTGCCAAGCTGGAGGCCAAGTTCACCGAGAACGACAACTGCCGCAACTTCGCAGAACTGGGCATCGGCACCAACGATCGGGCCACCCGGCCGGACAACGTGCTGGAGGCGGAAAAGATCATGGGCACGATCCACCTCGCCCTGGGGGACAACTCCGGATTTGGCGGCACGGTCAGCGCCCCCTTTCACGAGGATTACGTCTTCTACCGACCGACCCTGACCGCCATTGCAGCGGACGGCAGTGTGCAGGTCATCATCGACGACGGCAGGATGCTGATATGA